The following are from one region of the Paracoccus sp. S3-43 genome:
- a CDS encoding methyltransferase has protein sequence MSELSEDGFLDGRLRVLQPRRGFRSGADAVMLAAACPAMPGQAVLELGCGAGVASLCLGWRVADLRLAGLERQPDYADLARRNAAGNGIAMQVLTGDVARPPAELRMMAFDHVIANPPYFLDGTPAPDGGRALARREQTPLAAWIDTGLRRLRPGGVLTLIQRADRLDAMLAALSGRAGSVAILPVAGRAGRDAGRVILRAQKGGRGPLRLLAPFVMHREPAHPGDREDLTPAASAVLREGLPLTTLFAKVS, from the coding sequence ATGAGTGAGCTTTCTGAGGACGGCTTCCTGGACGGCCGGCTGCGCGTCTTGCAGCCCCGGCGCGGTTTCCGGTCGGGCGCGGATGCGGTGATGCTGGCAGCGGCCTGTCCGGCCATGCCGGGCCAGGCGGTGCTGGAACTGGGCTGCGGGGCGGGGGTCGCCAGCCTGTGCCTGGGCTGGCGCGTGGCGGATCTGCGGCTGGCGGGGCTGGAGCGGCAGCCCGACTATGCCGACCTGGCGCGGCGGAATGCCGCGGGCAACGGCATCGCGATGCAGGTGCTGACAGGGGATGTGGCGCGGCCGCCCGCCGAATTGCGGATGATGGCCTTCGACCATGTGATCGCCAACCCGCCCTATTTCCTGGACGGCACCCCGGCGCCAGACGGCGGCCGGGCGCTGGCGAGGCGAGAGCAGACGCCGCTGGCGGCCTGGATCGACACGGGCCTGCGCCGCTTGCGGCCGGGCGGCGTCCTGACGCTGATCCAGCGGGCCGACCGGCTGGACGCGATGCTGGCGGCGCTGTCGGGCCGGGCGGGATCGGTGGCGATCCTGCCCGTCGCCGGGCGCGCGGGACGTGATGCGGGCCGGGTGATCCTGCGTGCGCAGAAGGGCGGGCGGGGTCCGCTGCGGCTGCTGGCCCCCTTCGTGATGCACCGCGAACCCGCCCATCCGGGCGACCGGGAGGACCTGACCCCGGCGGCATCGGCGGTTCTCCGCGAGGGGCTGCCCCTCACGACGCTGTTTGCAAAAGTCTCGTGA
- a CDS encoding TlpA disulfide reductase family protein gives MLRSALLYTALLFGANAAFAGPVDWDAARQALPKLVRTQDAAPVSAVEFTDPDGGTHRLADYKGKVVLVNFWATWCAPCRKEMPALDALQAELGGEDFQVVTIATGRNAVPKIHDFFAETGVTDLPVLLDPRQQLAREMGVVGLPVTVLIDRDGNEIARLMGDDHWDSDGAKTLIRQLTEG, from the coding sequence ATGCTGCGTTCCGCCCTGCTTTATACGGCACTGCTTTTCGGTGCAAACGCCGCCTTCGCGGGCCCGGTGGACTGGGACGCGGCCCGGCAGGCGCTGCCGAAGCTGGTCCGGACCCAGGACGCGGCCCCGGTCAGCGCGGTCGAATTCACCGACCCGGACGGCGGCACGCACCGGCTGGCCGATTACAAGGGCAAGGTCGTTCTGGTGAACTTCTGGGCGACCTGGTGCGCGCCCTGCCGCAAGGAGATGCCCGCGCTCGACGCCCTCCAGGCCGAGCTTGGGGGCGAGGATTTCCAGGTCGTGACCATCGCCACGGGCCGCAACGCGGTGCCGAAGATCCACGACTTCTTCGCCGAGACCGGCGTGACCGACCTGCCCGTGCTGCTGGACCCGCGCCAGCAGTTGGCGCGCGAAATGGGCGTGGTCGGCCTGCCCGTCACCGTCCTGATCGACCGCGACGGAAACGAGATCGCCCGCCTGATGGGCGACGACCATTGGGACTCCGACGGCGCCAAGACCCTTATCCGGCAGTTGACCGAGGGCTGA
- a CDS encoding acetyl-CoA C-acetyltransferase, whose product MTKAVIVSAARTAVGSFMGSFANIPAHDLGAAVLKEVVARAGLDPAEVDETILGQVLTAGQGQNPGRQAHIKAGLPQESPAWLLNQVCGSGLRAVALAAQQVTAGDARVVLAGGQESMSMSTHAAYLRSGQKMGDMQFVDTMIRDGLWDAFNNYHMGTTAENVAQKWQISRDQQDEFALASQNKAEAAQKAGRFDDEIVAYTVKTRKGDTVVDKDEYIRHGATIDAMQKLRPAFSKEGSVTAGNASGLNDGAAAVMVMTEDEANRRGLTPLARIASWATAGLDPAIMGTGPIPASRKALEKAGWSVQDLDLVEANEAFAAQACAVNKDMGWNPDIVNVNGGAIAIGHPIGASGARVLNTLLFEMKRRDAKKGLATLCIGGGMGVALCVER is encoded by the coding sequence ATGACCAAAGCCGTAATCGTCTCTGCCGCCCGCACCGCCGTCGGCAGCTTCATGGGATCGTTCGCCAATATTCCGGCGCATGACCTGGGCGCCGCCGTCCTGAAGGAAGTCGTGGCCCGCGCGGGCCTCGACCCGGCCGAGGTCGATGAAACGATCCTGGGCCAGGTGCTGACCGCGGGCCAGGGCCAGAACCCCGGCCGCCAGGCGCATATCAAGGCGGGCCTGCCCCAGGAATCCCCGGCCTGGCTTCTGAACCAGGTCTGCGGGTCGGGCCTGCGGGCCGTGGCGCTTGCCGCGCAGCAGGTGACGGCGGGCGATGCCAGGGTGGTTCTGGCGGGTGGCCAGGAAAGCATGTCGATGTCCACCCACGCCGCCTATCTGCGGAGCGGACAGAAGATGGGCGACATGCAGTTCGTCGATACGATGATCCGCGACGGGTTGTGGGACGCCTTCAACAACTATCACATGGGCACCACGGCGGAAAACGTCGCGCAGAAATGGCAGATCAGCCGCGACCAGCAGGACGAATTCGCGCTTGCATCCCAGAACAAGGCCGAAGCCGCGCAGAAGGCGGGCCGCTTCGACGATGAGATCGTGGCCTACACCGTCAAGACCCGCAAGGGCGACACGGTGGTGGACAAGGACGAATACATCCGCCACGGCGCGACCATCGACGCCATGCAGAAGCTGCGTCCGGCCTTTTCCAAGGAAGGCTCGGTCACGGCGGGCAACGCCTCGGGGCTGAACGACGGCGCGGCGGCGGTGATGGTCATGACCGAGGACGAGGCGAACCGGCGCGGCCTGACGCCGCTGGCCCGCATCGCCTCTTGGGCCACGGCGGGGCTGGACCCGGCGATCATGGGGACCGGCCCGATTCCCGCCAGCCGCAAGGCGCTGGAAAAGGCCGGCTGGTCCGTCCAGGATCTCGATCTGGTCGAGGCGAACGAGGCTTTCGCCGCCCAGGCCTGCGCAGTCAACAAGGACATGGGCTGGAACCCGGACATCGTGAACGTGAACGGCGGCGCCATCGCCATCGGCCACCCGATCGGCGCATCCGGCGCGCGGGTGCTGAACACCCTGCTGTTCGAGATGAAGCGCCGCGACGCCAAGAAGGGCCTGGCGACGCTGTGCATCGGCGGCGGCATGGGCGTGGCGCTCTGCGTGGAACGGTAA
- a CDS encoding DUF2007 domain-containing protein, producing MKELFRSNDPVRMSRALGLLEDEGIPAFPLDQHMSVLEGSLGILPQRLMVADRDEFMARAILRDAGLDE from the coding sequence ATGAAAGAACTGTTCCGCAGCAACGATCCCGTCCGCATGTCCCGCGCCCTGGGCCTGCTGGAGGATGAGGGCATCCCCGCCTTTCCCCTGGACCAGCACATGAGCGTGCTGGAAGGATCGCTCGGCATCCTGCCGCAGCGGCTGATGGTCGCGGATCGCGACGAATTCATGGCTCGCGCGATCCTGCGCGACGCCGGCCTGGATGAGTGA
- a CDS encoding EAL domain-containing protein, whose protein sequence is MTDANPPAKGSPLDHAVDRQSRLTLPGVRLAVERGNGVLAFQPVVQAQRTSRPAFYEGLIRIIDESGRMVPPRDFMPVAETTELGRRIDCLSLSLGLKALSEESALRLSINMSARSIGYPGWMTILRRGVADDPQAAERLILEITESSAMGLPDEVKSFMREVQKYGISLALDDFGAGYTSFRYLRDFCFDMIKIDGQFIREISNHPDNQVLTQALMSIARHFDMFTVAEMVETAEDASFLIENGIDCLQGYYFGAPTIAPPWKSPPSAALR, encoded by the coding sequence GTGACCGATGCGAACCCGCCTGCGAAAGGCTCGCCGCTGGATCATGCCGTGGACCGGCAAAGCCGGCTGACCCTGCCGGGCGTCAGGCTGGCGGTCGAAAGGGGCAATGGCGTGCTGGCCTTCCAGCCCGTCGTGCAGGCGCAACGGACCAGCCGTCCGGCCTTTTACGAAGGGCTGATCCGCATCATCGACGAATCGGGCCGGATGGTGCCGCCGCGCGATTTCATGCCGGTGGCGGAAACCACCGAACTGGGCCGCCGGATCGACTGCCTGTCGCTGTCCCTGGGCCTGAAGGCCCTGTCCGAGGAAAGCGCGCTGCGGCTGTCCATCAACATGTCGGCGCGCTCCATCGGCTATCCCGGCTGGATGACCATCCTGCGCCGCGGCGTCGCCGACGACCCGCAGGCCGCCGAACGGCTGATCCTGGAAATCACCGAAAGCTCGGCCATGGGCCTGCCGGACGAGGTGAAGTCCTTCATGCGCGAGGTTCAGAAATACGGGATCAGCCTGGCGCTTGACGATTTCGGGGCGGGATATACCTCGTTCCGCTATCTGCGGGATTTCTGCTTCGACATGATCAAGATCGACGGCCAGTTCATTCGCGAAATCTCGAACCATCCCGACAACCAGGTGCTGACCCAGGCGCTGATGTCCATCGCCCGGCATTTCGACATGTTCACCGTGGCCGAGATGGTGGAAACGGCGGAGGATGCCAGCTTCCTGATCGAAAACGGCATCGACTGCCTGCAAGGCTATTACTTCGGGGCGCCGACCATCGCGCCGCCGTGGAAATCCCCGCCCTCGGCGGCCCTGCGGTAA
- a CDS encoding beta-ketoacyl-ACP reductase produces the protein MSKVALVTGGSRGIGAAISKALQEAGYTVAATYAGNDEAARAFTEETGIKTYKWSVADYDACAAGIKQIEADLGPIAVLVNNAGITRDAMFHKMTPQQWKEVIDTNLTGVFNMTHPVWAGMRDRKFGRIINISSINGQKGQAGQANYSAAKAGDLGFTKALAQEGARAGITVNAICPGYIATEMVKAIDEKVLNERIIPQIPVGRLGEPEEIARTVVFLASDEAGFITGSTISANGGQYFV, from the coding sequence ATGTCCAAGGTTGCACTTGTCACCGGCGGCTCGCGCGGGATCGGCGCGGCGATTTCCAAGGCGCTTCAAGAGGCCGGCTATACCGTCGCCGCCACCTATGCGGGCAATGACGAGGCCGCCAGGGCGTTCACCGAGGAAACCGGGATCAAGACCTATAAATGGTCGGTCGCGGACTATGACGCCTGCGCTGCCGGCATCAAGCAGATCGAGGCGGATCTTGGCCCCATCGCCGTGCTGGTCAACAACGCGGGCATCACGCGGGACGCGATGTTCCACAAGATGACCCCCCAGCAGTGGAAAGAGGTCATCGACACCAACCTGACCGGCGTCTTCAACATGACCCATCCGGTCTGGGCGGGAATGCGCGACCGCAAGTTCGGGCGGATCATCAACATCAGCTCGATCAACGGGCAGAAGGGCCAGGCGGGTCAGGCGAACTATTCCGCCGCCAAGGCGGGCGACCTGGGCTTCACCAAGGCGCTGGCCCAGGAAGGCGCGCGGGCGGGCATCACCGTGAACGCGATCTGCCCCGGCTATATCGCGACCGAGATGGTCAAGGCCATCGACGAAAAGGTGCTGAACGAACGCATCATCCCGCAGATCCCCGTCGGCCGCCTGGGCGAACCCGAGGAGATCGCGCGGACCGTGGTGTTCCTGGCCTCGGACGAGGCGGGCTTCATCACCGGGTCCACCATCAGCGCGAATGGCGGGCAGTATTTCGTCTGA
- a CDS encoding DUF4175 domain-containing protein, with protein sequence MKKKGHVARALHLTRWGMVWEQVARAFWPLATVLALIFAAFALGAVAAVPGPVLPWLAGAVVLVLLWTAIRGGMRFRRVRLADAVDRLDRTLPGRPLAALSDRAAIGGEGALWQAHLAQMQARAARARAVRPDAGLARRDPFALRLAGLVALVMAMVFGGAAQMGQGIQALAATVSRPVAADAVPTGPSWEGWAEPPAYTRRPTIYLNSLAQGQVLELPKGSAVTFRLYGDGAAVTQDIGPPLGEDPQAPGFRAEASGVIEVAGRRFEVTVLPDNAPVIRAGAAPLRRADGRMVQDFEASDDHGVASGQAVIALDLPAVDRRFGLAADPEPRPAVELVLPLPRGDRHRVKGKLTEDLSRHPWANLPVSVSLRAVDGIDQVGRSDPMHTVLPGRRFFNPLAAALIEMRRDLLWSRGNAGRSAEILRAVTWRPEGFVEQPLYLQLRGAVNLLEGPALTDKLRDDLAEALWQAAIQLEDGGLSDALERMRQAQQKLSEAIRNGASPDEIQRLMDELKEATDAYTDMLAQQNQQDPSERFTRDQPRQQITGDQIQQMMDEIQRLMNEGRMAEAQELLEQFNRMMENLQVRQGQGGEGQQGSSGNQPMNRLADTLREQQRLSDEAFRDMQEQFGQGQMGQPSPDAQGLADRQRQLREELGQQQGLLPGQGSPGGDQARRQLDQAGRAMEEAERALREGDSGGALQRQADAIQSMREGMRALGDMLAQQQGQQGQQGQQGQGQDGQRPGGGDRAGEGQSFGQRPALDPLGRQRDGNGNVIAGGDPLAEGVDPARRARDLLDEIRRRTGQPDRPQDERDYLGRLLDRF encoded by the coding sequence ATGAAGAAGAAAGGGCATGTCGCCCGCGCCCTGCATCTGACCCGCTGGGGGATGGTGTGGGAACAGGTGGCGCGCGCCTTCTGGCCATTGGCGACCGTGCTGGCGCTGATCTTTGCGGCCTTCGCGCTGGGGGCCGTGGCGGCGGTGCCGGGGCCGGTGCTGCCTTGGCTGGCGGGGGCCGTGGTGCTGGTGCTGCTGTGGACCGCGATCCGGGGCGGGATGCGCTTTCGCCGGGTGCGCCTGGCCGATGCGGTGGACCGGCTGGACCGGACCCTGCCGGGGCGGCCGCTGGCGGCGCTGTCCGACCGCGCGGCCATCGGCGGCGAGGGCGCCCTCTGGCAGGCGCATCTGGCGCAGATGCAGGCCCGCGCGGCGCGGGCGCGGGCGGTGCGGCCCGATGCCGGGCTGGCGCGGCGCGACCCCTTTGCGCTGCGGCTGGCGGGGCTGGTGGCCCTGGTCATGGCGATGGTCTTCGGCGGCGCGGCGCAGATGGGGCAGGGGATCCAGGCCCTGGCCGCGACCGTGTCCCGCCCGGTGGCGGCCGATGCCGTCCCGACCGGGCCAAGCTGGGAGGGCTGGGCCGAACCGCCCGCCTATACCCGCCGCCCGACGATCTATCTGAATTCGCTGGCCCAGGGGCAGGTGCTGGAACTGCCCAAGGGCAGCGCCGTGACCTTCCGGCTGTATGGCGACGGCGCGGCGGTGACCCAGGATATCGGCCCCCCGTTGGGCGAGGATCCGCAGGCGCCGGGCTTTCGGGCCGAGGCATCGGGCGTGATCGAGGTCGCGGGGCGACGCTTCGAGGTGACGGTGCTGCCCGACAACGCGCCGGTGATCCGCGCCGGGGCCGCGCCGCTGCGCCGCGCCGACGGCCGGATGGTGCAGGATTTCGAGGCCAGCGACGATCACGGCGTCGCCTCGGGCCAGGCGGTGATCGCGCTGGACCTGCCCGCCGTGGACCGCCGCTTCGGCCTGGCCGCCGACCCCGAGCCGCGCCCGGCGGTCGAACTGGTCCTGCCGCTGCCGCGCGGCGACCGCCATCGGGTCAAGGGCAAGCTGACCGAGGATCTGTCGCGCCACCCTTGGGCGAACCTGCCGGTCAGCGTCAGCCTGCGCGCTGTCGACGGGATCGATCAGGTGGGGCGGTCCGATCCGATGCACACCGTCCTGCCGGGGCGGCGCTTCTTCAATCCGCTGGCCGCCGCGCTGATCGAGATGCGGCGCGACCTGCTGTGGTCGCGCGGCAATGCCGGGCGCAGCGCCGAGATCCTGCGCGCGGTCACCTGGCGGCCCGAGGGATTCGTCGAACAGCCCCTGTATCTGCAACTGCGCGGCGCCGTGAACCTGCTGGAAGGCCCGGCCCTGACCGACAAGCTGCGCGACGACCTGGCCGAGGCCTTGTGGCAGGCCGCGATCCAGCTTGAGGATGGCGGGCTGTCGGACGCCCTGGAGCGGATGCGCCAGGCCCAGCAGAAGCTGTCCGAGGCGATCCGCAACGGCGCCAGCCCCGACGAAATCCAGCGGCTGATGGATGAGCTGAAAGAGGCGACGGATGCCTATACCGACATGCTGGCCCAGCAGAACCAGCAGGATCCCTCCGAACGCTTCACCAGGGACCAGCCGCGCCAGCAGATCACCGGCGACCAGATCCAGCAGATGATGGACGAAATCCAGCGCCTGATGAACGAAGGCCGCATGGCCGAGGCGCAGGAGTTGCTGGAACAGTTCAACCGCATGATGGAAAACCTCCAGGTCCGTCAGGGTCAGGGCGGCGAGGGCCAGCAGGGCAGCAGCGGCAACCAGCCGATGAACCGGCTGGCCGATACGCTGCGCGAGCAGCAGCGGCTGTCGGACGAGGCCTTCCGCGACATGCAGGAACAGTTCGGCCAGGGCCAGATGGGCCAGCCGTCCCCCGACGCCCAGGGCCTGGCCGACCGGCAGCGGCAGCTGCGCGAAGAACTGGGCCAGCAGCAGGGGCTGTTGCCCGGCCAGGGCTCGCCCGGCGGCGATCAGGCGCGGCGGCAACTGGATCAGGCGGGCCGCGCGATGGAGGAGGCCGAGCGCGCCCTGCGCGAGGGCGACAGCGGCGGCGCGCTGCAACGGCAGGCCGATGCGATCCAGTCGATGCGCGAGGGGATGCGCGCGCTTGGCGACATGCTGGCCCAGCAGCAGGGGCAGCAGGGCCAACAGGGCCAGCAGGGGCAGGGGCAGGACGGCCAGCGACCCGGCGGCGGCGATCGCGCCGGGGAAGGGCAAAGCTTTGGCCAGCGTCCGGCCTTGGATCCGCTGGGCCGTCAGCGCGACGGTAACGGCAATGTCATCGCCGGCGGCGATCCGCTGGCCGAAGGCGTCGATCCGGCCCGCCGCGCCCGCGACCTGCTGGACGAAATCCGCCGCCGGACCGGCCAGCCGGACCGTCCGCAGGACGAACGCGATTATCTGGGACGGCTGCTGGACCGATTCTGA
- a CDS encoding YdcH family protein: MSVASHVEELRKKHQVLSEAVEKEQRSPGVSDLQIKAMKREKLRLKEEISRLSH, from the coding sequence ATGTCGGTTGCTTCCCACGTCGAGGAACTGCGCAAGAAGCACCAGGTTCTGTCTGAAGCCGTTGAAAAGGAACAAAGAAGCCCTGGTGTCAGCGATCTGCAAATCAAGGCGATGAAGCGCGAGAAACTTCGTCTCAAGGAAGAAATTTCCCGACTGTCCCACTGA
- the argH gene encoding argininosuccinate lyase, translating to MTDRPQQDSANSMWGGRFAAGPDAIMEAINASIRFDRRLYAQDIRGSRAHAAMLAAQGIISTSDAEAIREGLLTVLSEIEAGDFPFRTELEDIHMNVEARLKEIIGEPAGRLHTGRSRNDQVATDFRLWVRDQCDAAIDALRALIRAALSQAEAGADWVMPGFTHLQTAQPVTWGHHMMAYVEMFGRDLSRFRDARRRMNESPLGAAALAGTSYPIDRHATAQALGFEAPMANSLDAVSDRDFALEFLSASSICAVHLSRLAEELVIWSSAQFRFVSMSDKWSTGSSIMPQKRNPDAAELIRAKIGRILGATVALFTVMKGLPLAYSKDMQEDKEQVFDAADSLMLALAAMTGMLSDLTANRDRLEAAASAGFSTATDLADWLVRELGLPFRDAHHVTGSLVALAEQRGCDLPDLTLSDMQGVHAGITDKVFGVLGVHNSVASRQSYGGTAPDQVRAQIARWKEILA from the coding sequence ATGACCGACCGGCCGCAACAGGACAGCGCCAACAGCATGTGGGGCGGGCGCTTCGCCGCCGGGCCGGATGCGATCATGGAGGCGATCAACGCCTCGATCAGGTTCGACCGGCGGCTCTACGCCCAGGACATCCGGGGCAGCCGGGCCCATGCCGCGATGCTGGCGGCACAAGGCATCATCAGCACTAGCGATGCCGAGGCGATCAGGGAAGGGCTTCTCACCGTCTTGTCAGAGATCGAGGCGGGCGATTTCCCCTTCCGCACCGAGTTGGAAGACATCCACATGAATGTCGAGGCGCGCCTGAAAGAGATCATCGGCGAACCTGCGGGCCGCCTGCATACGGGGCGGTCGCGGAACGACCAGGTGGCGACGGATTTCCGGCTGTGGGTGCGCGACCAGTGCGACGCGGCCATCGACGCGCTGCGGGCGCTGATCCGCGCCGCCTTGTCGCAGGCCGAGGCCGGGGCGGATTGGGTGATGCCGGGCTTCACCCATCTGCAAACCGCCCAGCCGGTGACCTGGGGCCATCACATGATGGCCTATGTCGAGATGTTCGGCCGCGACCTGTCTCGGTTCCGGGACGCGCGGCGGCGGATGAACGAATCGCCCCTGGGGGCGGCCGCCCTGGCGGGGACGAGCTATCCCATCGACCGCCATGCGACCGCGCAGGCGCTTGGCTTCGAGGCGCCGATGGCCAACAGCCTGGACGCCGTATCGGATCGGGATTTCGCGTTGGAGTTCCTGTCGGCATCCTCGATCTGCGCCGTCCACCTGTCGCGGCTGGCCGAGGAGCTGGTGATCTGGTCCTCGGCCCAGTTCCGCTTCGTGTCGATGTCGGACAAGTGGTCCACCGGTTCGTCGATCATGCCGCAGAAGCGCAACCCCGACGCCGCCGAACTGATCCGCGCCAAGATCGGCCGGATCTTGGGCGCGACGGTGGCGCTGTTCACGGTGATGAAGGGCCTGCCTCTGGCCTATTCCAAGGACATGCAGGAAGACAAGGAACAGGTCTTCGACGCCGCCGACAGCCTGATGCTGGCCCTGGCCGCGATGACCGGGATGCTGTCGGACCTGACCGCCAACCGCGACCGGCTGGAGGCGGCGGCGTCCGCCGGCTTCTCGACCGCGACCGATCTGGCCGACTGGCTGGTGCGCGAACTGGGCCTGCCCTTCCGCGACGCGCACCATGTCACCGGGTCGCTGGTGGCTCTGGCGGAACAGCGAGGCTGCGACCTGCCGGACCTGACGCTTTCCGACATGCAGGGGGTCCATGCGGGGATCACCGATAAAGTCTTTGGCGTTTTGGGCGTTCACAACTCGGTCGCGTCGCGGCAAAGCTATGGCGGCACGGCGCCGGATCAGGTGCGTGCGCAGATCGCCCGCTGGAAGGAGATACTGGCATGA
- a CDS encoding DNA-3-methyladenine glycosylase I, producing the protein MTDRCAWCGTDPLYVAYHDTEWGVPERDPRALWEKLVLDGFQAGLSWITILRKREAFREEFDGFDPERVARWDAARIDRALQNPGIVRHRGKIESAVKGARLFQEIEGDQGFAPWLWSFVGGQPIQNRFASMAEVPAATSESTAMSKALRKRGFTFCGPVITYAFMQATGMVNDHMTGCPRHAELSPRSTAG; encoded by the coding sequence ATGACCGACCGCTGCGCCTGGTGCGGGACCGACCCGCTGTATGTCGCCTATCACGACACCGAATGGGGCGTGCCCGAACGCGATCCGCGCGCCCTGTGGGAAAAGCTGGTGCTGGACGGGTTCCAGGCGGGCCTGTCCTGGATCACCATCCTGCGCAAGCGCGAGGCGTTCCGCGAGGAATTCGACGGCTTCGACCCCGAACGCGTGGCCCGCTGGGACGCGGCGCGAATCGACCGCGCGCTGCAAAACCCCGGCATCGTCCGCCATCGCGGCAAGATCGAATCGGCCGTGAAGGGCGCGCGGCTGTTCCAGGAGATCGAGGGCGATCAGGGATTCGCGCCCTGGCTATGGTCCTTTGTCGGCGGCCAGCCGATCCAGAACCGCTTCGCCAGCATGGCCGAGGTTCCCGCCGCCACCTCCGAATCGACCGCCATGTCCAAGGCGCTGAGGAAGCGCGGCTTCACGTTCTGCGGGCCGGTCATCACCTATGCCTTCATGCAGGCGACCGGAATGGTCAACGACCACATGACCGGCTGTCCGCGCCACGCGGAACTCAGCCCTCGGTCAACTGCCGGATAA
- the lysA gene encoding diaminopimelate decarboxylase yields the protein MDHFNYHAGELHAEDVPLSRIAADVGTPVYVYSAATLTRHFGLFRQALDWTDHLVCFAVKANSNLAVLKLLGDLGAGMDVVSGGEYARARAAGVPGDRIVFSGVGKTLAEMREAIEGGIRQFNIESEPEMRALSALAAGMGAVVPVAVRVNPDVDAKTHEKIATGKSENKFGIPIARARQVYAEAASLPGLQVVGVDVHIGSQLTDLDPYRAAYAKVADLTRALRADGHAITRLDLGGGLGIPYRRDNNAPPLPLEYGAVIRETVGDLGCQIEIEPGRNIVGNAGILLSRVIYVKQGEGRDFLIVDAAMNDLARPAMYGAHHDIVPVIEPAVGAAVRPFDVVGPVCESGDTFQKGAELPRMAAGDLVAFRSAGAYGAVMASEYNSRPLVPEVLVRGDHFAVIRARPTFEEMLARDSIPEWL from the coding sequence GTGGATCACTTCAACTATCACGCCGGAGAGCTGCACGCCGAGGATGTGCCCCTGTCGCGCATCGCCGCAGACGTGGGCACCCCGGTCTATGTCTATTCGGCGGCGACGCTGACGCGGCATTTCGGGCTGTTCCGCCAGGCGCTGGACTGGACCGATCACCTGGTCTGCTTCGCGGTCAAGGCCAACAGCAATCTGGCGGTCCTCAAGCTGCTGGGCGATCTGGGCGCGGGGATGGACGTGGTATCGGGCGGCGAATACGCGCGCGCCCGCGCGGCGGGCGTGCCGGGCGACCGGATCGTCTTTTCCGGCGTCGGCAAGACCCTGGCCGAGATGCGCGAGGCCATCGAAGGCGGCATCCGCCAGTTCAATATCGAGAGCGAGCCGGAAATGCGCGCCCTTTCGGCGCTTGCCGCCGGCATGGGCGCGGTGGTGCCGGTGGCGGTCCGGGTGAACCCGGACGTGGACGCCAAGACGCATGAAAAGATCGCCACGGGAAAATCCGAGAACAAGTTCGGCATTCCCATCGCCCGCGCGCGTCAGGTCTATGCCGAGGCGGCCAGCCTGCCCGGTTTGCAGGTGGTCGGCGTCGATGTGCATATCGGCAGCCAGCTGACCGATCTGGACCCCTATCGCGCGGCCTATGCCAAGGTGGCCGACCTGACCCGCGCGCTTCGCGCCGACGGCCATGCGATCACCCGGCTGGATCTGGGCGGGGGCTTGGGCATTCCCTATCGCCGCGACAACAACGCGCCGCCCCTGCCGCTGGAATACGGGGCCGTGATCCGCGAGACGGTGGGCGACCTGGGCTGTCAGATCGAGATCGAGCCGGGCCGCAACATCGTCGGCAACGCGGGCATCCTGCTGTCGCGGGTGATCTATGTGAAACAGGGCGAGGGCCGCGACTTCCTGATCGTGGACGCGGCCATGAACGATCTGGCGCGGCCTGCCATGTATGGCGCGCATCACGACATCGTGCCGGTGATCGAACCGGCGGTCGGCGCGGCGGTGCGGCCCTTCGACGTGGTGGGGCCGGTCTGCGAATCGGGCGACACCTTCCAGAAGGGCGCGGAACTGCCCCGGATGGCGGCGGGCGATCTGGTCGCCTTCCGATCCGCAGGGGCCTATGGCGCTGTGATGGCCTCGGAATACAATTCCCGCCCGCTGGTGCCCGAGGTTCTGGTGCGGGGCGATCACTTCGCCGTCATCCGGGCGCGACCGACGTTTGAGGAGATGCTGGCGCGCGATAGCATCCCGGAATGGCTTTGA